The following proteins are encoded in a genomic region of Ornithodoros turicata isolate Travis chromosome 6, ASM3712646v1, whole genome shotgun sequence:
- the LOC135397468 gene encoding antho-RFamide neuropeptides type 2-like, whose translation MAAKVSRRSSSSRFDRSSSSRFDRSSSSRFDRSSSSRFDRSSSSRFDRSSISRFGGSSSSRFGGSSSSRFGRSSSSRFGRSSSSRFGRSPSSRFGRSSSSRFGRSSISRFGRSSISRFGRSSISRFGRSSISRFGRSSISRFGRSSISRFGRSSISRFGRSSISRFGRSSISRFGRSSSSRFGRSSSSRFGRSSSSRFGRSSSSRFVECKTAIQAIEAFFLDRGDLVAQRLGEHYLA comes from the exons atggcggcaaaagtttccagaag GTCTTCTTCATCTCGCTTCGATAGGTCTTCTTCATCTCGCTTCGATAGGTCTTCTTCATCTCGCTTCGATAGGTCTTCTTCATCTCGCTTCGATAGGTCTTCTTCATCTCGCTTCGATAGGTCTTCTATATCTCGCTTTGGTGGGTCTTCTTCATCTCGCTTTGGTGGGTCTTCTTCATCTCGCTTCGGTAGGTCTTCTTCATCTCGCTTCGGTAGGTCTTCTTCATCTCGCTTCGGTAGGTCTCCTTCATCTCGCTTCGGTAGGTCTTCTTCATCTCGCTTCGGTAGGTCTTCTATATCTCGCTTCGGTAGGTCTTCTATATCTCGCTTCGGTAGGTCTTCTATATCTCGCTTCGGTAGGTCTTCTATATCTCGCTTTGGTAGGTCTTCTATATCTCGCTTCGGTAGGTCTTCTATATCTCGCTTTGGTAGGTCTTCTATATCTCGCTTTGGTAGGTCTTCTATATCTCGCTTTGGTAGGTCTTCTATATCTCGCTTTGGTAGGTCTTCTTCATCTCGCTTTGGTAGGTCTTCTTCATCTCGCTTTGGTAGGTCTTCTTCATCTCGCTTTGGTAGGTCTTCTTCATCTCGCTTTG TGGAGTGTAAGACGGCGATCCAGGCAATAGAGGCGTTCTTCCTGGACCGCGGGGACCTCGTCGCTCAAAGACTCGGTGAACACTACCTGGCCTGA